The DNA window CCGCCACGACGGCAGCTTGGGATTGCCGTTGAGCAGCTCGGTGTAGCGGTACTGGCCCTGGACTTCGTATCCGTCCGGCGTGGCCAGGCGATTGCGGTCATGCACGTCCACGCGGTTCCAGCGCCCGCCCAGCAGCATCTCCCAGTGTTCGTCCGGCGCCCACTTCAGCGACGCCACCGCGCTGTATTCCTTGCGCTCGGCATTGCGCAGGAAGCGGTTGTTGACCAGGTCGTCGTGCATGATCGGGCCGGAGCTGCCCGGGGCGATGTCTTCATCGCTGTAGGACAGGCCGTAGTCGAGGGTGAAGCGGCCGGCACTGCTGTCGAACACCGACGTATTGCTGGCGTCCAGACCGAAGCGTTTCTGCCGCAACGGGTTGCGGTAGGCATCCTTGTAGCCGGGATTGCCGCTGAAGCTGGGCGCGTCGTACCACTCGGTACGGCGGTCGAAGTACCACGGGGTAATGCCGGTCAGGCTGTTGTACATCACGCTGTCGGCGTCGGTGTACCACGCGTTGACGCGCAGGTCGATCAGCTCGCTGTCCGGGTTGAACCGGTAGCGCAGGCTGTAGCTGTCCATGTCGACATGGCCCGGGTCCCACTGCGGCACGCGGTCGCGGTCGACGCGGATGATCTGCGAGGCCATGATCTCGCCAGCGGTGCCTTCATAGCGCCGATAGCCCGCTTCCAGTGTCTGCGCGTCGTCGATGCGCCAGGTGCCCTTGAGCAGGGTCGATTTCGAACGCGAGGACGTGTTGAACACTTCGGTGCGCGGCGGATTCAGCGGGGCCAGGGTGCGACGGGTCTGCGGGAAATCGTCGTAGCCCTTGCTGCCGGAGAAGTAATTGCCGTTGTCTCGGTACGCATAGGCGGCCACCAGGTCGAAGCGATCCCAGTGCCCGGCGGCGGCCACGTTGAAGAACTGGCTGCCGGTGGCGCTGCGATCGCTGCGCGGCACGGCCTCGTAGCCGGGCAGGTTGTTGGCGCTGCCGTTGGCCAGTCCCCCGCGCAAGCGTACGCCGACATCGCGCCCCTCGCGCAGCACGTCATCGACATTCAGGGTTTCCATTTCGACCACGCCACCGATACCGCCGGAGGCATTGGCCTGCAGGCTCGGGCCCTTGGTGATGGTCAGCCGCGAGATCAGGTCGGGGTCGAGGTAGGTGCGCTGCGACTGGCCGGCATAGCCACGGTAGGTGTCCATGCTGGACTGGCCACCGTCGATGATGACCGGCACCCGGCTCTGGCCCTGGATCCCGCGGATGTTCACGTCGAAGCCGTTGCCCACACGGGGATCGCCCGCAGTAACACCGGCCACGCCCTTGACGATGTCGCCGTTGGAGGTGCCGCGGAACCGCTCCAGTGCGACGCGGCCGATGCTGGTGGTCGAACCCACGCTGCGGTAGCTGTCGAGCAGGCGTGCTTCATCGCTGGCCGCGCCGCCCTGCACGCGGTCTCCGGCCACGCTGAGGGTATCGGTGACGATCACACCGCCAATCTGGCCCGCCGCAGCGACCTCCAGCGTCACCGCATCGGCGCTTACCCGGCGCACGCTCAGGCCACTGCCGCGCAGCAGACGTGCTAGGGCCTCGTCGGCTGACAGCGTGCCGCTGACCGGTTGCGAGATCACGCCCTTGGCCAGCGTGCTCGGATAGACCACCTGCACACCGGACTGGCGCATGTAGGCGCGCAGTGCATCGTCCAGCGGTTGGTCGGGAATATCGAAGTGCTGTACCGCAGCCGGGCCAGCGGTGCTGGACTGCGCCATCACGGTGGGGGTGGCGGTTGCCAGGCCGGCGGCCAGCAGCGCGATGCACAGACGGGACGGGCGCGGTGAGCGGCCCGGGCGGCGGAATTCGTACATGGGGGAACCTGTCAGAGGAGCGTGGCCGCGGGCGCGGCATCATCCGCGCATGCGCGGACCCAACGACGTACGTGGCGGCGGCGGGTACGTTCGTGGATGAGACGCGTGGCGGCGTGCGATCCCCAAGACGGATGCGATGCAGCCGCTGCATCCGCGGATGGCGTGGCGTTACCGGTGGACGATTGCCACACCCAGTGGCAGGCGGGTGACCTGCAGGCCGGCGGTGGCCGCCAGCGCGTCCAGTGCCTGCTCCGGATGATCGACGCGCAGCGCCGCGCTGACGGCTGGAAGCGCCTGGAGATTGCCGCGCACGAACGTA is part of the Stenotrophomonas lactitubi genome and encodes:
- a CDS encoding TonB-dependent receptor; this translates as MYEFRRPGRSPRPSRLCIALLAAGLATATPTVMAQSSTAGPAAVQHFDIPDQPLDDALRAYMRQSGVQVVYPSTLAKGVISQPVSGTLSADEALARLLRGSGLSVRRVSADAVTLEVAAAGQIGGVIVTDTLSVAGDRVQGGAASDEARLLDSYRSVGSTTSIGRVALERFRGTSNGDIVKGVAGVTAGDPRVGNGFDVNIRGIQGQSRVPVIIDGGQSSMDTYRGYAGQSQRTYLDPDLISRLTITKGPSLQANASGGIGGVVEMETLNVDDVLREGRDVGVRLRGGLANGSANNLPGYEAVPRSDRSATGSQFFNVAAAGHWDRFDLVAAYAYRDNGNYFSGSKGYDDFPQTRRTLAPLNPPRTEVFNTSSRSKSTLLKGTWRIDDAQTLEAGYRRYEGTAGEIMASQIIRVDRDRVPQWDPGHVDMDSYSLRYRFNPDSELIDLRVNAWYTDADSVMYNSLTGITPWYFDRRTEWYDAPSFSGNPGYKDAYRNPLRQKRFGLDASNTSVFDSSAGRFTLDYGLSYSDEDIAPGSSGPIMHDDLVNNRFLRNAERKEYSAVASLKWAPDEHWEMLLGGRWNRVDVHDRNRLATPDGYEVQGQYRYTELLNGNPKLPSWRAKRIALLNWYPDANGNFTQASLLASPYKKGTVGDIGGWNFYDADAAEDLKVPVSWTWSQPIRRRDSAFSPTASVAFRFSEDSMVYLKYAEGTKLPSLFETTLGLFTAAKPVDELKPERAHSWELGASTIQHDLFTAGDRLALKLAYFDTRIDDLITRDYRTLSAGLIRNVDRFKVSGMEFQSSYDSGKVFADLSAHYYFKAKTCAPDIAAERRAYGVQRRIEELIGTPDCVDGGFEGSYSNTQNPPRYMVNLTLGSRLFDERLTFGTRVVHNAGPISKLDKEWNVGLSAIQQLYRPTTLVDLFASWSFNDQLSVEANVDNVTDRYYLDPLALGVMPAPGRTARLAFTWRY